The Sediminispirochaeta smaragdinae DSM 11293 genome has a segment encoding these proteins:
- a CDS encoding MBL fold metallo-hydrolase, translated as MRIKYLGTGAAEGFPGLFCECAACRKARDRRGKNLKMRSCTLLNDSVLIDISPDIFAQSLSFGIRMSKIKAIVCTHSHEDHLDLFSLMLRCRTGSSHLPDIPPSQNHIHVYGSSAIIGKIEHAFSSQPHADRNILIFHELKAYRPYLIEGLEFTPLPAQHIPDEECFLYCVREGKHSLLYANDTGAPTEDFFSGVERLPHPFSVVSLDCARGTLDGDGHMGIKEVRSLCGRLKKMGKIVPASRIYLNHFSHMCGMIHDEFQDLIAEEGLRLTYDGLTLEVSDDGFFTRSM; from the coding sequence ATGCGAATCAAATATCTCGGAACAGGAGCTGCCGAGGGTTTTCCCGGGCTTTTTTGCGAATGTGCGGCTTGCAGGAAGGCAAGGGACCGGCGGGGAAAAAACCTGAAGATGAGAAGTTGTACGTTATTGAACGACTCTGTCCTCATCGACATATCTCCCGACATTTTTGCACAAAGCCTCTCCTTCGGCATTCGCATGTCGAAGATTAAGGCAATTGTCTGTACCCATTCACATGAAGATCACTTGGACCTTTTTTCCCTGATGTTAAGGTGCCGGACCGGATCCTCCCATCTCCCCGATATACCCCCTTCTCAAAATCACATCCATGTCTACGGGAGCAGTGCAATTATCGGAAAAATAGAACATGCCTTTTCCTCCCAGCCTCATGCCGATAGAAACATTCTTATTTTTCATGAACTGAAAGCCTACCGGCCCTATCTGATCGAGGGCCTGGAATTTACTCCGCTGCCGGCACAGCATATCCCCGACGAAGAGTGCTTCCTCTATTGCGTCCGGGAAGGAAAACACTCCTTACTCTACGCCAATGATACCGGTGCCCCAACCGAAGATTTTTTTTCCGGGGTCGAACGCTTGCCTCACCCCTTTAGCGTCGTAAGCCTCGATTGCGCCCGGGGAACGCTCGATGGCGATGGACATATGGGGATCAAGGAAGTTCGGTCGCTCTGCGGAAGGTTAAAAAAAATGGGAAAAATCGTTCCCGCTTCCCGAATCTACCTCAACCATTTTTCTCATATGTGCGGTATGATACATGATGAGTTTCAGGACTTGATAGCTGAAGAAGGCCTGAGGCTTACCTACGATGGCTTGACCCTTGAGGTCTCTGATGATGGCTTTTTCACTAGGAGCATGTAA
- a CDS encoding carbohydrate ABC transporter permease yields the protein MLYMFVSSVKTDAQIVEDMSTFRAFIPSGHISAENYSAIIGKVNFFKFFKNSVVVAILNVSLVTILNAMMGYALGLLSFKGKKFMISFIIALAIIPTESVIINRFMVALHLHMLNSYAGLALPTVGYPMFIFLYYNHFKGMPRELLEAAIVDGETYNGIFWKIMLPLSKPVISTVAIMGFIRSWGDLLWPTLVTRDETYRTLPLALRALSTDVYIFWGQIFAFASLMTLPVLIIFILFQKQFIQSLAMTGIKG from the coding sequence ATGCTTTACATGTTTGTCTCTTCCGTAAAAACGGATGCCCAGATTGTAGAAGATATGTCGACCTTCAGGGCCTTTATTCCTTCCGGCCATATCTCCGCAGAAAACTACTCGGCAATAATCGGAAAGGTGAATTTCTTCAAGTTTTTTAAGAACTCCGTGGTTGTTGCCATTCTGAATGTTTCGTTGGTTACCATTCTCAATGCAATGATGGGATATGCCTTGGGCTTGCTTAGCTTCAAGGGAAAGAAGTTTATGATTTCTTTTATTATTGCGCTTGCAATCATTCCCACCGAATCTGTTATCATCAACCGTTTTATGGTTGCGCTTCATTTGCACATGCTTAACAGCTACGCAGGGCTTGCATTACCAACTGTCGGCTATCCCATGTTTATTTTTTTGTATTATAACCATTTTAAGGGGATGCCGAGGGAGTTGCTCGAGGCCGCTATCGTTGATGGTGAAACCTATAACGGTATATTCTGGAAAATCATGCTCCCATTGTCGAAACCGGTCATCTCCACGGTTGCCATTATGGGATTTATTCGATCCTGGGGCGATCTGCTATGGCCGACTCTTGTTACCCGGGATGAAACATATAGAACCCTTCCCCTGGCTTTACGTGCGTTGTCCACCGATGTCTATATCTTCTGGGGACAAATTTTTGCCTTCGCATCACTTATGACGCTGCCGGTCCTTATCATATTTATATTGTTCCAAAAGCAATTCATTCAGTCCCTGGCAATGACTGGTATCAAAGGTTAG
- a CDS encoding carbohydrate ABC transporter permease translates to MNRRSISLRRSHHIRDGQTATAWLFCAPALLSVFLFYLIPFCLSIAYSFTNKMLVPRIGRSTEFVGVGNYLKIFSNDIAAKAFVNTGLYALMVVPAIMVIGTILAVFVNRQVKGVKTFRAIYFSPQVVTMTVVAVVWSFIFSPGESGLLNSFLGLIGIPPQSWLQNSNQALFCIAVMYIWQSLGLQMIIILGGLQYIPEELYEAGRLDGCSIVQKFLYITVPLLKNTLVYVLISTTINTLKLFTQVYVLTNGGPNHSTTSVVYLLYKAGFINSQLGYSSAIAVVFFLIVLIISLIQNYAMSEK, encoded by the coding sequence ATGAATAGAAGAAGCATTTCGTTGAGAAGAAGTCATCACATTCGTGACGGGCAAACAGCAACGGCCTGGCTGTTTTGTGCGCCTGCACTGCTTTCGGTTTTTTTGTTTTACCTTATCCCTTTTTGTCTCTCGATTGCGTATTCCTTTACAAATAAGATGCTTGTTCCGCGGATAGGACGATCGACAGAGTTTGTTGGGGTGGGAAACTATCTGAAAATTTTTTCAAACGATATCGCGGCAAAGGCTTTCGTCAATACCGGTCTCTACGCGCTTATGGTCGTACCCGCCATTATGGTAATTGGTACCATCTTAGCCGTGTTCGTAAACAGGCAGGTAAAGGGAGTGAAAACCTTCCGGGCGATTTACTTTAGCCCGCAGGTCGTGACAATGACCGTCGTGGCGGTTGTTTGGTCTTTTATTTTTTCGCCGGGAGAGAGCGGGCTTCTTAATTCTTTTTTAGGATTGATAGGAATACCACCTCAGAGCTGGCTTCAGAACTCGAATCAGGCCCTGTTCTGTATTGCCGTTATGTACATATGGCAATCCTTAGGTCTACAGATGATAATAATCCTGGGGGGGCTGCAGTATATTCCGGAAGAGCTTTACGAAGCAGGTCGTCTGGACGGTTGCAGCATTGTTCAGAAATTTCTTTACATCACCGTGCCTCTGCTGAAAAACACCCTGGTCTATGTCCTTATTTCCACGACCATCAATACCCTGAAGCTTTTCACCCAGGTCTATGTTTTGACGAACGGTGGTCCAAACCATTCAACAACTTCAGTTGTGTATCTGCTGTATAAAGCCGGTTTTATCAATAGTCAGCTGGGCTATTCTTCGGCCATTGCCGTTGTGTTTTTCCTGATTGTGCTGATCATTTCGCTGATCCAGAATTATGCTATGAGCGAGAAGTAA
- a CDS encoding sugar ABC transporter substrate-binding protein: protein MKKAVLVLLVLLLPLASVVAEGKQESSAAGDTAQIKVWVSSGAEDDIYRRMFDNMESALGIVINDEYYPKDELDSKLKMAPVVGDAPDMVVVDYLQIPSYYEAGLIASLDGRIPDTLKNDLIPSVIAESTYDGKFITTAQFDAGMAMWANKSMLEHAGIRIPTSYKDAWDRKEFEDALARLKADGVPYPIYIRQNKPSSLYFMYLPVVASFGGDFINRDTMLTEGTLDSPETIAAYDYISWLIDKGYMNGACDYENGFYGRKESAIALLGHWKYKDHVTNLGDDAILVPIPDFGNGVYTCSGSTVWAMTTSASENGTADVVWKVIEKSLDPENINLVTGFNGAIPSRKSVMNGNPELQKGGRLYLYREQLEAGISVLRPLTPAHMTIYSAVQSATADIIAGSDAATTLHNTAVSIDEIIKDNGWNK, encoded by the coding sequence ATGAAAAAAGCGGTTCTTGTCCTGCTTGTGCTTCTTCTTCCTTTGGCTTCGGTCGTTGCGGAAGGTAAGCAAGAGTCGTCTGCTGCAGGTGATACGGCGCAGATCAAGGTGTGGGTCAGCAGTGGTGCAGAGGATGATATCTACAGGCGCATGTTCGACAACATGGAATCGGCATTGGGTATCGTCATTAATGATGAGTATTATCCGAAGGATGAGCTTGATAGTAAACTGAAGATGGCTCCCGTTGTCGGGGATGCTCCTGACATGGTCGTTGTTGACTATCTTCAGATCCCATCCTACTACGAGGCCGGATTAATAGCATCTCTTGACGGACGAATACCCGATACGCTGAAAAACGATTTGATTCCCTCGGTGATAGCGGAATCCACCTATGATGGGAAATTCATTACCACTGCGCAGTTTGATGCAGGGATGGCGATGTGGGCGAACAAGAGCATGCTGGAACATGCAGGAATCAGAATACCCACAAGTTACAAGGATGCATGGGACAGAAAAGAGTTCGAGGATGCCCTGGCAAGGCTGAAGGCAGATGGAGTACCGTATCCGATCTATATTCGGCAGAACAAGCCTTCTTCCCTGTATTTTATGTATTTGCCGGTTGTAGCAAGCTTTGGCGGTGATTTCATCAATCGTGATACCATGCTGACGGAAGGGACCCTGGATAGCCCGGAAACCATCGCTGCCTATGATTATATCTCATGGCTTATCGACAAGGGCTATATGAATGGCGCTTGTGACTATGAGAATGGTTTTTACGGAAGAAAAGAAAGTGCAATAGCCCTGCTTGGACATTGGAAGTACAAGGACCATGTGACAAATCTCGGTGATGATGCCATCCTGGTGCCAATCCCCGATTTCGGTAATGGGGTCTATACATGTTCCGGTTCAACGGTCTGGGCAATGACGACTTCGGCAAGCGAAAACGGTACTGCAGATGTGGTATGGAAGGTAATTGAAAAGAGCCTTGATCCTGAAAACATCAACCTGGTAACGGGCTTCAACGGGGCTATTCCCTCGAGAAAATCGGTTATGAACGGCAACCCTGAACTTCAAAAAGGTGGACGCCTTTATTTGTACCGTGAACAGTTGGAAGCCGGTATATCTGTTCTCAGGCCTTTAACCCCTGCTCATATGACGATCTATAGTGCAGTACAGTCGGCTACAGCCGATATTATAGCCGGTTCAGATGCTGCGACGACCTTACACAACACGGCTGTGTCCATAGATGAAATCATCAAAGATAACGGTTGGAATAAATAA
- a CDS encoding metallophosphoesterase family protein codes for MKLLVVSDIHSNIWALETILSAEKAYDQLCCAGDLVDYGIAPKEVISTLRQKKENSMIVQGNHDRHVVKTYHEHGFRNIAPAMYKWVHYNCERLSNQDISYLSALPLHRFFEADGWHYLMQHQYDEAYGCIETPHQFELYWKSHTPKKYWNAERKRMIFGHSHRQCRHQLATGMEWINPGSVSYRRPDDPDKSAHYACIEHGVLTLKRVPYDRTPQLEEARRYHAHHAMMETELQDFFFFFGSAETSRDPLPIIEKESKRINI; via the coding sequence ATGAAGTTGCTTGTCGTCTCAGATATACACAGTAATATCTGGGCGCTTGAGACGATTCTTTCGGCGGAAAAAGCGTATGATCAACTATGTTGTGCGGGAGATCTTGTCGATTACGGGATAGCACCGAAAGAGGTCATATCGACATTACGACAAAAAAAAGAGAATTCCATGATTGTACAGGGGAATCACGATCGCCATGTCGTTAAAACATATCATGAACATGGATTCCGCAACATTGCTCCCGCGATGTATAAATGGGTGCACTATAACTGTGAAAGGTTATCGAATCAGGATATTTCATATCTATCCGCTTTGCCCCTCCACCGTTTCTTTGAGGCCGACGGTTGGCACTACCTTATGCAACATCAGTACGATGAGGCCTACGGCTGCATAGAAACCCCACACCAGTTTGAGCTTTACTGGAAATCTCATACGCCCAAGAAATATTGGAATGCGGAGCGAAAAAGAATGATTTTCGGACATTCACACAGACAATGCAGGCATCAACTGGCAACCGGGATGGAATGGATAAATCCAGGCAGTGTATCATACCGCCGCCCGGACGATCCCGATAAATCGGCACATTATGCATGTATCGAACATGGAGTGCTTACACTCAAACGGGTCCCGTATGACAGAACGCCTCAATTGGAAGAGGCAAGAAGATATCATGCACACCATGCAATGATGGAGACAGAATTACAGGATTTTTTCTTTTTCTTTGGATCAGCAGAAACATCGCGAGATCCCCTCCCCATAATAGAAAAAGAGAGCAAAAGGATAAACATATGA
- a CDS encoding tyrosine-protein phosphatase yields the protein MKALRRWNLQGVANFRDLGGYPCKNGGATRYGIFFRSTHLHHATEEDLKVLQKAHIDTIIDLRYEEERELSPDRIPEGALYHHISLMGRVEVKDINVNSSVVDTRTLHRMYRQILTFGQEEIAKTLNILANAGTAIYHCAAGKDRTGIISMFLLSIADVPKEDIIADYEVSHSYIRDFTSDISGSNYYNMQLVLEFLEKRYGGAVPYLKAIGIDETTLHTIRSKFILSA from the coding sequence ATGAAAGCATTACGGCGATGGAACCTGCAAGGAGTGGCGAACTTTCGAGATTTGGGAGGCTATCCGTGTAAAAACGGGGGGGCAACCCGATACGGAATATTTTTCCGTTCCACACATCTCCATCATGCAACGGAAGAGGACCTGAAGGTGCTACAAAAGGCACACATCGACACCATAATCGATTTACGCTATGAAGAGGAAAGAGAGCTCTCTCCCGATAGAATTCCGGAAGGCGCATTATATCATCACATCTCCTTAATGGGCCGTGTTGAAGTAAAAGATATCAATGTAAACTCTTCTGTCGTCGATACACGTACCCTCCATCGAATGTATCGCCAAATTCTTACCTTCGGACAGGAAGAGATAGCAAAAACCCTCAACATCCTCGCCAATGCAGGAACGGCGATCTATCATTGTGCCGCGGGAAAGGACCGCACCGGCATCATAAGCATGTTTTTACTGAGCATTGCCGATGTTCCGAAGGAAGACATCATCGCCGATTATGAGGTGAGTCATAGCTATATCCGAGATTTCACGAGCGACATATCGGGATCAAACTACTACAACATGCAGCTTGTTCTAGAATTTCTGGAAAAACGCTACGGCGGTGCGGTTCCCTATCTCAAAGCAATCGGAATCGACGAGACGACGCTTCATACGATACGCTCGAAATTCATCCTTTCTGCATAG
- the pgmB gene encoding beta-phosphoglucomutase produces the protein MNHHLFGIDAWVLREESFDRDTIAAKETLFALGNGYLGIRGCHEELDASWWRGSYVNGFYESRPIVYGERAYGFADRYQTILNCSDATLFTLNLHGESFSPASSHIDTYSRELDLRTGILKRNLMWSPSSVPGTKVKIESRRLVPYQPRHLMLISYRVTLIEGGGDFSLRHELSGDVSNLAAGDDPRTGSHIMPGDFGIESVRQEENRTVLNHFTKMSGLRMCVVADRSLSCSAGETGYELWRKERNSSGIVGAQANMKAGDWLEMVVCAGWYHGAAGEEQQLESKAISHVSEALSCGFDAAADKQKELLDHFWEDADLLVEHAPEVQQSIRFNLFHLLQGAGREGGTSLPAKGLTGEGYEGHFFWDTEIYALPFFLYTRPEIARDLLEYRYRILPHARGRAAQLGYPGALYPWRTINGNEASAFFPAGTAQYHINADIAYAVVKYLDVSGDESFLAHGVEILLETARFWYGFGDFIPSRGGAFCINCVTGPDEYTALVDNNYYTNLMARENLRSAVRFLDLLKKRQPEAWKGLVDSIGLDPGEPEAWLTAADAMYLPYNEELGVTPQDDTFLSKARWERASIPSERRPLLLHYHPLTIYRYQILKQADLVLAQMLLGRYFSHAQKKRDFDYYDPLTTADSSLSPCIQGVMAARLGYDEESYRHFTRSVRMDLDDVNGNVRDGIHAAAMAGSWISLVYGFAGLEDYDGMLRFAPALPAAWSRLSFSLRKGHSALEVSIGHEEVSYRIKRGEALTIFHEGRRHKIFPGAPLVISMRPELEAVIFDLDGVITDSAEYHYLAWKQLCDELEIPFDRQFNNNLKGVGRMASLELLLARGTRSYSPEEKASFAARKNEYYKKLIARITPDDLLPGIDALLSALHEAGIRTALASASRNASAILGYLGISDRFDVVTDPGALKKGKPDPEQFFLAAELLGVPYRNCIGIEDAQAGIDAINAAGMLSVGIGGYLEGAALRLSSTAELSLERLREAFFRR, from the coding sequence ATGAATCATCATTTGTTCGGCATAGATGCCTGGGTTTTACGCGAAGAATCTTTCGACAGGGACACGATTGCCGCAAAAGAGACCCTTTTTGCCCTTGGCAACGGCTATCTCGGCATTCGGGGCTGTCATGAAGAGCTGGATGCCTCATGGTGGCGGGGCAGCTATGTCAACGGCTTTTATGAAAGCCGCCCCATTGTCTATGGTGAAAGGGCCTATGGTTTTGCCGATCGCTATCAGACTATTCTCAATTGTAGTGATGCCACGCTTTTCACGCTGAATCTACATGGGGAATCCTTTTCCCCGGCGAGCTCACATATCGATACCTATAGCCGGGAGCTTGATCTTCGCACCGGGATCCTGAAGCGGAACCTGATGTGGTCGCCTTCCTCCGTCCCCGGTACGAAGGTGAAGATAGAAAGCCGTCGTCTCGTGCCCTACCAGCCTCGTCATCTCATGCTGATTTCCTATAGGGTAACCCTGATCGAGGGCGGGGGTGATTTTTCCCTTCGCCACGAACTCTCCGGTGATGTTTCCAATCTCGCCGCCGGTGACGACCCCCGTACCGGTTCTCATATTATGCCGGGAGATTTTGGGATCGAGTCTGTTCGCCAGGAAGAAAACCGTACCGTGCTCAATCATTTTACGAAGATGAGCGGCCTTCGTATGTGTGTCGTTGCGGATCGCTCCCTTTCCTGTTCTGCCGGTGAAACGGGTTACGAACTATGGCGGAAAGAACGTAACAGCAGTGGTATTGTCGGGGCTCAGGCGAATATGAAGGCGGGCGATTGGCTGGAGATGGTTGTTTGTGCAGGGTGGTATCACGGCGCGGCCGGAGAGGAGCAACAGTTGGAGTCCAAAGCCATTTCGCACGTTTCCGAGGCTCTTTCCTGTGGCTTCGATGCGGCCGCGGACAAACAGAAAGAACTTCTTGATCACTTTTGGGAAGATGCCGATCTCTTGGTTGAACATGCTCCGGAGGTGCAGCAGAGTATCCGGTTCAACCTCTTTCATCTGCTGCAGGGAGCCGGAAGGGAAGGGGGAACCTCGCTCCCTGCAAAAGGACTCACCGGCGAGGGATATGAAGGACATTTTTTCTGGGACACGGAGATCTATGCGCTTCCCTTTTTCCTCTATACCCGCCCGGAGATTGCCCGGGACCTTCTTGAATACCGCTACCGTATCCTGCCTCATGCCCGAGGCAGGGCAGCCCAGCTCGGCTATCCCGGGGCTCTTTATCCCTGGCGAACCATCAACGGAAACGAGGCCTCTGCCTTTTTTCCCGCAGGCACCGCTCAGTATCACATTAATGCCGATATCGCCTATGCAGTGGTAAAGTACCTTGATGTAAGCGGTGACGAGAGCTTTCTGGCTCATGGAGTAGAGATTCTCCTCGAGACCGCCCGTTTCTGGTACGGTTTCGGAGACTTCATCCCCTCCCGCGGCGGTGCTTTCTGTATCAACTGCGTTACCGGACCCGATGAATATACTGCACTGGTAGATAATAACTACTATACCAACCTCATGGCCCGAGAGAATCTTCGAAGTGCGGTTCGTTTCCTCGATCTCTTGAAAAAGCGACAGCCGGAGGCATGGAAAGGCCTTGTCGACTCCATCGGCCTTGATCCCGGAGAGCCCGAGGCGTGGCTTACGGCCGCGGATGCCATGTACCTTCCCTACAACGAAGAGCTCGGTGTTACCCCCCAGGACGACACCTTTCTCTCCAAAGCTCGATGGGAGCGGGCCTCCATCCCCAGCGAGCGACGTCCCCTGCTCCTTCATTACCACCCCCTTACCATCTACCGCTACCAGATCCTTAAACAGGCGGACCTTGTCCTTGCCCAGATGCTGTTGGGGCGCTACTTCTCCCATGCCCAGAAAAAACGCGACTTCGACTATTACGATCCCCTGACCACCGCCGACTCCTCCCTCAGTCCCTGCATCCAAGGGGTGATGGCCGCCCGGCTCGGCTACGATGAGGAAAGTTACCGACATTTCACACGCAGCGTGAGGATGGACCTGGACGATGTCAACGGCAATGTCCGGGACGGCATCCACGCCGCCGCCATGGCCGGATCATGGATCAGCCTTGTTTACGGCTTTGCCGGACTGGAAGATTACGACGGCATGCTTAGATTTGCTCCCGCCCTGCCGGCAGCCTGGAGCCGTCTTTCTTTTTCCCTGAGAAAGGGCCATTCGGCCCTCGAGGTCAGCATCGGACATGAAGAGGTCTCCTACCGGATCAAGCGGGGAGAGGCGCTGACCATTTTTCATGAAGGACGCAGACATAAGATTTTTCCCGGCGCTCCCCTGGTGATAAGCATGAGACCAGAGCTTGAAGCGGTGATCTTCGACCTCGACGGCGTTATCACCGATTCGGCCGAATATCATTACCTCGCCTGGAAGCAACTCTGCGACGAGCTTGAGATTCCCTTTGACCGGCAGTTCAACAACAATCTCAAAGGGGTAGGCAGAATGGCAAGCCTTGAGCTACTTCTCGCCCGCGGTACGCGCAGCTACAGCCCTGAGGAAAAGGCCTCCTTCGCCGCCAGAAAAAACGAATACTACAAAAAACTGATTGCCCGTATTACCCCGGACGATCTGCTTCCCGGGATTGATGCCCTTCTTTCGGCGTTACATGAGGCAGGCATTCGTACCGCCCTTGCTTCGGCAAGCAGAAATGCAAGTGCTATTCTCGGCTACCTGGGGATCTCCGACCGCTTTGATGTGGTAACCGATCCCGGCGCTCTTAAGAAGGGCAAACCCGATCCGGAACAATTCTTCCTTGCCGCCGAGCTCTTGGGGGTTCCCTACCGCAACTGTATTGGCATAGAGGACGCTCAGGCCGGTATCGACGCCATAAACGCCGCCGGAATGCTCTCCGTCGGTATCGGTGGCTATCTCGAGGGGGCCGCCTTGCGTCTTTCTTCCACCGCAGAGCTTTCACTGGAGCGTCTTCGGGAGGCCTTCTTTCGACGGTGA